The region TAAAGATGCTTGATGAGAATTTTGTAAGTCAAGCAGCAAAAAGCAATAAGCTTGATTCGACAGATAGCAATTTTAATCTGTTGCTTGAGCAATGCTATATTGATGCCAAAGGTAATTTTAATAAAGAGATACAAAAGGCTAAATTTTGGTTGGATAAGAAATTTGTTTGTACTGGTACTTTCCAAAAGATTAAGCGCAGCGATCTAGTTAGACTTCTAACTAGCTTAGGTGCTCAGGTACAAGCTACTGTAAATAAGCAGACAAATTACTTAATTGTAGGTGAAAAAGCCGGTTCCAAGCTACAAAAAGCTGAAAAATTAGGTATTAGCTGCTTATCAGAGGCTGATTTTTGGCAAATTTTTGCTAAATAAACTATAATCTAGTTTTAGCAAGTATTTTAAGAAAGAGCGAAGAGTATGAAACGCAAAAAACGCAAATTAGTTGTAATTATATCAAGTTTGATTGTAGCCAATTTGATTGTAGTAGCACTGACAATTGCTTTGTTTTATAACAAGCAACATAATACAAATGCCTTGATTAAAGCTGCTCAAGCTGCTTATAGACAAGCTGATTATGAAGGTGCGATGACAAAGTTGAACAAACTTTCTCAAGCAGCGCAGAAGAAGCCAGAAGCTTTGATTTTGCGTGCTAAGATCGAAGCTTTGACTAAGAGTGATAATCTGGATCAGACATTAGCCGCTTTTAATGATTTGAAATTAACAACTAAGCAGCAAGCTTTGTATGCTAATGATTTAGCTCAAATTAAATTGAACGTGGCTTTGGACAAGGAAGACTACAAGGCAGCTGAGGCTATCTTTGCTGAACAAGCTAGCATTCCACTAGATCCACAATTAGCTTTAAAATGGGTCAAGTATGAGAGCGAAAATCAGAATTATGCTGATGCTTTGAAAATATTCAAGCTCTTAGAGAATGCTTTTGACTTCGATGATAATTTGCAAAAGTATTACTTGCTGACAGCCGTTAATGCTGGCGATGATCATGTAGCTTCCGAGATTTTCCATAAGAATACGGAGAATTATTTGAAAGATGAGAAGTTCATGCTTAATTTGGAAGAGAGCCTTATTTCTAAAAAGTTGGATAGCTTGTTAGGTGAGATTTATCAAGGCTATATGGAGCGTAAGCAAGTTAATAAGTCCAATTTCTTACGCTTGAGCAAGTTCTTCAAGTCTAAGAATGATGAAGCTAACTTAGAGAAATTAAAGGCTATGGCTAAGGAGTTAAATATAGTTGCAAGTGATGTTAATGCAATTGGTAATAGTCAAGGCAATATCCTCAATCATGGTATTGTAGCTAAACATAAAGATACAATTTTCTTCCCTGATTTTAATAATTTCTATTTAGCTAAAACAGATGACAATTTTGCCAATAAGACAATTTTGTTGGAGCAAGCTGTTGGCTATTTGAACGTATCAGATGATGGTGTTTATTTCATTAATCGTCAGCAAAAGAGCAACGCAACTGGTAAGCAAGATAAATGGTTGAATGTCGGTTCAATTAAGCGCGTTGATTTGGATGGCAAGAACGTTCAGACTATTTACGAAACAGAAGCAAGTAACTTATTGTTAGAGAAAGGTTTCCTCTATTTCATCGATCATAAAGATGGTAATAAGTTGAAACGCATTGCTTTATCTTCAATCGATTTGGGTGAAGTAGAAGTAGAGACTTTGTCAGATGCATCTATGTCTGAATATGGCTTACACCAAGATTTAGTTGTATACAACAACGATAAGGATCATAAGTTGCATCAATTAGATTTGGCTAAGAAAGAAGATAAAGTGCTCGTAAATTCGCGTGTAAGTTATGTCAACTTAGTCCAAGATCGTGTTTACTACATCAATATGGACAAGAATTCAGAAATTGAATGCTTTGATTTGACTAAGAATGAGAGTTCTGTTGTTTATAACAAAGCTCAATGCAGCCAATTAAACGTTATTCCTGGTTCAAGCAGAAGCAAGGATATGTTATTGTTTGAAAAGCTGAATTTGGCGCGAATTCGTGGCGATGGTAATGATTTCTTAGACCTCACAAGCGATTTGATCAGTCAGATCAACTTTGTTGGTGATTCTATCTATTATTACTTAGAAGATCCTAATATTGCTTGGGAAATGTACAAGCAAGATATTAACGGTAGTCAGCGTGTAAAGGTTGTAGGTAATAAATAATGGCGATTAAACTCGTTGTTTCAGATCTTGATGGTACATTGTTGAATAAATTGAGCCGCTTGGATATTAGAACTATCCAAGCGGTCAATGCGCTTAAAGAACGGGGAATCATGTTCACCTTTGCAACTGGTAGAACTGATCTTAATACTTGGTATTATGCCAAATTGCTAAATCTTGATTTACCAGTTATTGCATGTAACGGTTCTTTGATTCGCTATCCATTTAGCGATAAGGCGCTCTATCAAGCTTTTTTGCCAGAAGAGGCTGTTGATAGTTTAGTAAGGGAATTTATCCGTAAGCAGAATGATTTCTGTTTATATACCCCAGATGCTATTTATTATCCAGCTGTAAGTAAAACTGTTCAACGTTTCTGCTTCTATAATCGTTTAGCTAGTACCATTAACGTACCTCAAATTAAGTTGATTAACTTCGATACATGGAGTCAAGGTCGCACAAATCTTTGTCCAGAATTAACTGTTAAAATTTATTGCCATGCTCCTAATGAAGAAGCGCGGCAACACGTTATTCAATTGACAAGTCAATTTCCAAACCTAATAGCTGTCAAATGTGCTAGAGCTGCTGTTGATATTATGTTAAGTTCTTCTGACAAGGCTGCTGGTGTCAAACGCTTAGCAGATAGCCTGGGCATTAGTTGGTCTGAAATAGCAACTTTTGGTGATGAAGCCAATGACTTTAATATGTTAAGTCTGGCCGGGCAAGGTTTTGTGATGAAGAATGCGAATAAGAAATTTATTCAGCGTTTGCCGAATGCTATTGTGGCTGAAAATCACAATTGCCACGGCTTTGCAAGAGCTATATACCAGTATATCTTGTGAAGATAATTGTTTTGTATTAGTATTAATGAGCTACTTGTGTTTGTGTGTCTAGCTAATTTATAAGCGCAGGGAGTTTATTATGGTTAAACCAATTAAGTTTTTAGCTGAGCGTGAGCATTATTGTTCACCTTATTTTGTTTTAGTTGCCAATGATCAAGAATTATTAGCAGATTTGAATAGGTTGTTCCGTAGGCAAGGCTTCATTTCTGTCGTGACAAGAGCCAATCAGCAAGTGTTTTATATTAATAGTCAGCAGGCAACATCCAAAATAAGTAGTGAGATACTTCACTTTATGCAGGAACAGAATTTCATTTGGCCTCAGGTTGCGAACAATTATGCTTGTTTTTGCCAGGCTCGTAGAAAACTTATCCATGCTGTCTTGCATAAGTTTAATTTTGATGAATCACTGTTAGGCTATGCTATTTTGAAATATATAGCTGAACATTTAGATTGTCCGCCTAAGGATTTAAAACCATTTAAGCAAAAAATATATCCGCAGGCAGCTAGCTATTTTGCTGTCAGTATCAATCAAGTTAATCGGGCAGTTAATTATGTTTTACGTAAGGCTAATTATGTTGGTAATACATTAGATATTTTTAACGTAATTTATTGTTATCTTAATGAGTTAGCTCGGCATCCAGAACTAGTCAAAAAGCTAGGAACAAGTAGAGCTGATTTAACTAAGCTTGAAGCTTTGACCTTGCTAAGCATTTTGGCACCCAAATTTAGGGATAAAAACTTGGAAAATAGCGAGATTTCCAGCGAATTAGCTGCTTAATTTAGTTTGGATTATGGCAATTGCAGAATTTCGTTAAAATCAGGTGAAAACGCTTGACAAAGGCGCCAAATATCTTAATAATACCACTTGTAAGTCTTAAGGAGGATTAAAAATGTCCAAGAACAAGTTAATTGAATTGATTGCTGAACAAAGCGGTTTTACAAAAAAAGATTCAGAAGTTGCTTTGAAATCAGTTTTAGGTGCTTTCGGTGCTGCTTTAGAGCAAGGTGAAAAGGTTTCCATCGTTGGTTTCGGTACTTTCGAAGTTAAAGAGCGTAAGGCTCGTATTGGTCATAACCCAACAACACGTCAAGAAATTCAGATTCCAGCTTGCAAGGCTGTTACTTTTAAAGCTTCTAAGAACTTGAAGGATCGTGTCAACAAGTAAGAATATCCTTTCTTTGTTGAAGAACACTTTTCGCTATTACCGTTTGGTAATTTTCGAGAAGTGTTTTTATTTTATTTAGGTAACGATTAAGCAATTAAATATAGTTTACAAGTTATGTGCTTTGCGTAACTTACAATTTGTAGCGCTTTGGCTTAAAATAGACTAGTAAAGGATGGCATATACATGAAGATTACAGCAGATATGATTGTTAGCGATATTATGAACATGGATCCAGGTGTTATCCCAATTTTTATGGAGCATGGCTTGTATTGTATGGGCTGCTTCATGTCTGGAGATGAGTCATTAGAAGAGGCTGCCCAGGTAGATATGGTTGACTTGGATCATCTTATCTTGTCATTGAATCAATATTTCGGATTTGATACTGGCGATTATGATATGAATGGTAATGAAGCTGGGAGCAGCGATTATGATGCAACAGCTAAGCCAATGACCGAAGCTGAACGCGATGAATTGAAAGTAAATTCTACAGCTGAAAATGATAATTCCAAGCCTGAATCTGATCGTAAGACTGATAAGTCTAAGGATGCTTTGACAGGTCTGTAATTTGTTAGATATGAGGTAACTAGATGGCGCAGATCATCTGCGCTATTTGTTTTGCTCAGATTAATTCTAGATTTGTTTTTCATTTTCAAATTAATGTTAATTTGCATTTGAAGCTTGTTTGATGTAAAGTAAAGCAGAATTTACTAATTTTCTTTTTGCATTTGTAGATGTACAAATGTTGTAGATAGAGGAGGATTTTATGTGCAAGAAGACAGGTTTTGCTGTGCTACTTGCTCTACTTATAGCTTTGCTTGCACCTTTTAGTGTAGGTGTTCAAGCCAAAGAGCGGAAAAAGTATGCAAACTTCCAAGAAGTTGCGCTTGATATGGAAACTTGTTTCCAAGAGGCAATTAAGTCTGTCAAGGCAGGCGAAGCTAAAAAAGCTTATAAAGCGATGAATGATGCCTACTTTGGGCATTATGAGGTACAGGGCTTTGAGAAATATGTCATGGTCAATATTTCTGCTAATCGTGTGAATAAAATCGAAGCAATGTTCCGTGATATAAAGCATTCAATTTTAGGTAATGTTTCCAAAGATAATAAGGAAATCATAGCTAATATCAAGACTTTGTCGATGTGTGTCTGCCGTGATGCACTCGTTTTGGATGGTGTACTTGATACTGACTCGGCTGATGAAGAGGGTCTTAAGTTACTCAAAGGAACGACAGTTGAAGTTGACGAAAAAGCCGTTAATCTCAAATCATTTTTTGCTTCATTCGGTCTTTTGTTGCGTGAAGGTTTGGAAGCCATCTTAGTTTGTATGGCCATCATTACATACTTGATTAAGTCTGGTAACAAGCAATTATGTAAAGGTGTATACCTCGGTATGTTAGCCGGTGTAATTGGTAGTGCCTTGTTGGCTGTGGTCATTAATTATGCTTTGCAAGGTGTAGGTCAGGAACTCATGGAAGGCTGGACAATGTTCCTAGCTGTGGCTGTTTTGTTCTATGTTAGCCACTGGATGTTACATCAATCAGAAGAAGATGCTTGGAATGAATACATCAACAAAGCTGTGCAAAAGTCAATTGATAAGCGCAATGAGTACGTCTTAATTGCGTCAGCATTCTTAGCTGTCATCCGTGAAGGCGCAGAATTAATCTTGTTCTACAAAGCAACATTAACTGGTAACACCAGCAGCTTATATGCCGTCCTTGGCTTTGTCGCTGGTTCCATTGCCTTGGCAGTTATTTACTTTGTTATGCGTTATACCACTGTGAGATTGCCGTTACGTCCATTCTTCTTGTTCACAAGTATCCTACTGTTCGTAATGTGCATTAGCTTCATGGGTAAAGGTGTACAAGAACTTACAGAAGCTGGCTTCATTTCAGGTGCTAGCAGCTTGCCATTTATGAATGGTTTCAGTATTCCAGATTTAGGTATATATGATCGAGCTGAAACTATGATTCCACAAGTGATGATTTTGATT is a window of Amygdalobacter nucleatus DNA encoding:
- a CDS encoding HAD family hydrolase, which codes for MAIKLVVSDLDGTLLNKLSRLDIRTIQAVNALKERGIMFTFATGRTDLNTWYYAKLLNLDLPVIACNGSLIRYPFSDKALYQAFLPEEAVDSLVREFIRKQNDFCLYTPDAIYYPAVSKTVQRFCFYNRLASTINVPQIKLINFDTWSQGRTNLCPELTVKIYCHAPNEEARQHVIQLTSQFPNLIAVKCARAAVDIMLSSSDKAAGVKRLADSLGISWSEIATFGDEANDFNMLSLAGQGFVMKNANKKFIQRLPNAIVAENHNCHGFARAIYQYIL
- a CDS encoding DUF1858 domain-containing protein, coding for MKITADMIVSDIMNMDPGVIPIFMEHGLYCMGCFMSGDESLEEAAQVDMVDLDHLILSLNQYFGFDTGDYDMNGNEAGSSDYDATAKPMTEAERDELKVNSTAENDNSKPESDRKTDKSKDALTGL
- a CDS encoding FTR1 family iron permease — translated: MCKKTGFAVLLALLIALLAPFSVGVQAKERKKYANFQEVALDMETCFQEAIKSVKAGEAKKAYKAMNDAYFGHYEVQGFEKYVMVNISANRVNKIEAMFRDIKHSILGNVSKDNKEIIANIKTLSMCVCRDALVLDGVLDTDSADEEGLKLLKGTTVEVDEKAVNLKSFFASFGLLLREGLEAILVCMAIITYLIKSGNKQLCKGVYLGMLAGVIGSALLAVVINYALQGVGQELMEGWTMFLAVAVLFYVSHWMLHQSEEDAWNEYINKAVQKSIDKRNEYVLIASAFLAVIREGAELILFYKATLTGNTSSLYAVLGFVAGSIALAVIYFVMRYTTVRLPLRPFFLFTSILLFVMCISFMGKGVQELTEAGFISGASSLPFMNGFSIPDLGIYDRAETMIPQVMILIASISVIVSNQLKQRTKLKAGKKLASPTK
- a CDS encoding DUF5050 domain-containing protein, whose translation is MKRKKRKLVVIISSLIVANLIVVALTIALFYNKQHNTNALIKAAQAAYRQADYEGAMTKLNKLSQAAQKKPEALILRAKIEALTKSDNLDQTLAAFNDLKLTTKQQALYANDLAQIKLNVALDKEDYKAAEAIFAEQASIPLDPQLALKWVKYESENQNYADALKIFKLLENAFDFDDNLQKYYLLTAVNAGDDHVASEIFHKNTENYLKDEKFMLNLEESLISKKLDSLLGEIYQGYMERKQVNKSNFLRLSKFFKSKNDEANLEKLKAMAKELNIVASDVNAIGNSQGNILNHGIVAKHKDTIFFPDFNNFYLAKTDDNFANKTILLEQAVGYLNVSDDGVYFINRQQKSNATGKQDKWLNVGSIKRVDLDGKNVQTIYETEASNLLLEKGFLYFIDHKDGNKLKRIALSSIDLGEVEVETLSDASMSEYGLHQDLVVYNNDKDHKLHQLDLAKKEDKVLVNSRVSYVNLVQDRVYYINMDKNSEIECFDLTKNESSVVYNKAQCSQLNVIPGSSRSKDMLLFEKLNLARIRGDGNDFLDLTSDLISQINFVGDSIYYYLEDPNIAWEMYKQDINGSQRVKVVGNK
- a CDS encoding sporulation initiation factor Spo0A C-terminal domain-containing protein codes for the protein MVKPIKFLAEREHYCSPYFVLVANDQELLADLNRLFRRQGFISVVTRANQQVFYINSQQATSKISSEILHFMQEQNFIWPQVANNYACFCQARRKLIHAVLHKFNFDESLLGYAILKYIAEHLDCPPKDLKPFKQKIYPQAASYFAVSINQVNRAVNYVLRKANYVGNTLDIFNVIYCYLNELARHPELVKKLGTSRADLTKLEALTLLSILAPKFRDKNLENSEISSELAA
- a CDS encoding HU family DNA-binding protein, with amino-acid sequence MSKNKLIELIAEQSGFTKKDSEVALKSVLGAFGAALEQGEKVSIVGFGTFEVKERKARIGHNPTTRQEIQIPACKAVTFKASKNLKDRVNK